In one window of Hymenobacter nivis DNA:
- a CDS encoding hybrid sensor histidine kinase/response regulator, translating to MNAAESLPPNPAGSRHQLLAQAAENTSPDQLQNLVQGLQTHQLELQMQYESLLLAQADAEVNRAQYEDLYEQAPVGYVTLGPNGGIVQLNRTASQLLGAAGGALAGWPFVLFVAPAHRADFAGFLARVLATPGPQHTETELRRADGTAFHAQLEAVREEVAPPQGPGCRLALLDTSARREAANALATSEARFQMLAENVPGVLFEGRVERDGAYYVTYISPRVQECFGVAPADINQAETFLHPADVLPFRLSLAAAGQAQGPWVFEGRVVVPGQPLRWCRGTAVVTTRDARGVAYSGLLLDVTASKQLEAHLRAATDAAEANVRAKQEFLANMSHEIRTPLHGILGLAEMLAASALAPAQAEHLRLLHTSAQHLLAVLNDVLTTARLGAGRLHAAAEAFDLGALLRDCTALFAPEAEARGLALRLDAPAALPRVVGDAHRLRQVLLNLLGNALKFTERGGVELRAQCPPGAGPGRVRVAFSVNDSGIGIAPAELDVVFEPFVQAGETTGRHYGGTGLGLSISRSLVEVLGGTLHATSEPGAGSTFYFVLEFDTADRTAAPPPGAPAPAKKAVPGSTGRALLVEDNPVSSLLAESLLRGWGWAVDAAATGPAAVALFEQHRYDVVLMDLRLPGLDGMAVTARLRQHPDPARAATPVLAVTAHAQLDAAALRANGFDAYLAKPFDTAALRQALAVARQARQAQPGPLYDLSAVRRMVGDNELFVRHLVGVFCTSTPPILTALRQALTQADWPALADAAHHLKSSLHGMGVAPLFEAIRELEACEATPPAPDRAAWLVGEVTAVTAEVMASLAQAFPGV from the coding sequence ATGAACGCCGCTGAATCTCTACCTCCTAACCCGGCCGGCTCGCGCCACCAACTGCTCGCGCAAGCCGCCGAAAACACGTCCCCCGACCAGCTGCAAAACCTGGTGCAGGGGCTGCAAACCCACCAGCTCGAGCTGCAAATGCAGTACGAGTCGCTGCTGCTGGCCCAGGCCGACGCCGAAGTCAACCGCGCCCAGTATGAAGACCTCTATGAACAGGCCCCCGTGGGCTACGTCACGCTGGGGCCTAACGGGGGCATTGTGCAGCTCAACCGCACGGCCAGCCAGCTGCTGGGCGCGGCGGGGGGGGCGCTGGCTGGCTGGCCGTTCGTGCTGTTCGTAGCCCCGGCGCACCGCGCCGACTTTGCCGGTTTCCTGGCGCGGGTGCTGGCCACGCCGGGGCCCCAGCATACCGAAACGGAGCTGCGCCGCGCCGACGGTACCGCGTTTCATGCCCAGCTGGAGGCCGTGCGCGAGGAGGTGGCCCCGCCCCAGGGCCCCGGCTGTCGCCTGGCCCTGCTCGACACCAGCGCCCGGCGCGAAGCTGCCAATGCACTGGCTACCAGCGAGGCCCGCTTCCAGATGCTGGCCGAAAACGTGCCGGGCGTGCTGTTTGAAGGGCGCGTCGAGCGCGACGGGGCGTACTACGTCACTTACATCAGTCCCCGGGTGCAAGAGTGCTTCGGGGTGGCCCCGGCCGACATTAACCAGGCCGAAACGTTCCTGCACCCGGCCGATGTGCTGCCGTTTCGCCTCTCGCTGGCGGCGGCCGGGCAGGCCCAGGGGCCCTGGGTGTTCGAGGGGCGGGTGGTGGTGCCGGGCCAGCCGCTGCGCTGGTGCCGCGGCACGGCGGTCGTCACCACCCGCGACGCCCGCGGTGTAGCCTACAGCGGCTTGCTGCTCGACGTGACGGCCTCCAAGCAGCTCGAAGCCCACCTGCGCGCCGCTACTGATGCGGCCGAGGCTAACGTGCGGGCCAAGCAGGAATTCCTGGCCAATATGAGCCACGAAATTCGTACGCCGCTGCACGGCATCCTGGGCTTGGCCGAGATGTTAGCTGCCTCGGCCCTGGCCCCCGCCCAGGCCGAGCACCTGCGCCTGCTGCACACCTCCGCCCAGCACCTGCTGGCCGTGCTCAACGATGTGCTGACCACCGCCCGCCTCGGGGCCGGCCGCCTGCACGCCGCCGCCGAAGCCTTCGACCTTGGGGCCCTGCTGCGCGACTGCACAGCCCTGTTTGCCCCCGAGGCCGAAGCCCGGGGCCTGGCCCTGCGCCTCGACGCGCCCGCCGCGCTGCCCCGCGTAGTGGGCGACGCCCACCGCCTGCGCCAGGTGCTACTCAATCTGCTCGGCAACGCACTCAAGTTCACCGAGCGCGGCGGGGTGGAGTTGCGCGCGCAGTGCCCGCCCGGGGCCGGGCCGGGCCGGGTGCGGGTGGCGTTCAGCGTGAACGACTCGGGCATCGGCATTGCGCCCGCCGAGCTCGACGTCGTGTTCGAGCCCTTCGTGCAGGCCGGCGAAACCACCGGCCGGCACTACGGCGGCACGGGCCTGGGCCTGAGCATTTCGCGCAGCCTGGTGGAAGTGCTCGGCGGTACGCTGCACGCCACTAGCGAGCCGGGAGCGGGCAGCACATTCTATTTTGTGCTCGAATTCGACACCGCCGACCGCACCGCCGCGCCGCCGCCCGGGGCCCCCGCCCCGGCGAAGAAGGCCGTGCCCGGCAGCACCGGCCGGGCCCTGCTGGTGGAAGACAACCCCGTGAGTAGCCTGCTGGCCGAAAGCCTGCTGCGGGGCTGGGGCTGGGCCGTGGATGCGGCCGCCACCGGCCCCGCTGCGGTAGCCCTGTTCGAGCAACATCGCTACGACGTAGTGCTGATGGACCTGCGCCTGCCCGGCCTCGATGGCATGGCTGTGACCGCCCGCCTGCGCCAGCACCCCGATCCGGCCCGGGCCGCCACGCCCGTGCTCGCCGTCACGGCCCACGCCCAGCTCGACGCCGCCGCCCTGCGCGCCAATGGCTTCGACGCCTACCTGGCCAAGCCCTTCGACACCGCTGCCCTGCGGCAGGCGCTGGCCGTAGCCCGCCAGGCCCGCCAGGCCCAGCCCGGTCCGCTCTACGACCTGAGCGCCGTGCGCCGGATGGTAGGCGATAACGAACTGTTTGTGCGCCACCTGGTGGGCGTATTTTGCACCAGCACGCCGCCCATCCTTACCGCCCTGCGGCAGGCCCTGACGCAGGCCGACTGGCCGGCCCTGGCCGACGCGGCCCATCACCTCAAAAGTTCGCTTCACGGCATGGGCGTGGCGCCCCTCTTCGAGGCCATCCGCGAGCTGGAGGCCTGCGAGGCCACGCCCCCCGCGCCAGACCGCGCCGCCTGGCTCGTGGGCGAGGTCACGGCGGTCACAGCTGAGGTCATGGCGTCGTTGGCGCAGGCCTTTCCCGGGGTTTAG
- a CDS encoding diadenylate cyclase, which translates to MWEHQSLFRVSAQLFAEGVFNLLDRNLRPEVFLLGLASAREADEPAGVVLEPQSTRYGAHSFAGIKARAAVLEADAGPRDVVYHLHPNDHDRYEKQRWYELVCQATESTLRELTTERQENRHSFCSAPVNLQGYLVTVVLQVASDCYDSYYAIPKSGGQRPANLPHATVLEFLHDCTRALREADTADNERPALDRDYNEVLRSAGRRLMLRAAPAGTQGLYDACNGVAALRHEGSEGVGTLLVARRQHPAIVPVLTLETPVTLRDHRSIRKLLELSEDATALVSDASHVFGLGQLVSENDPRYEALVTVNFTHHYSWEMSHAGHVLMRVVSNTPRLPQGRVAADNFGRTVRRVFPSLDADSVDYLWALTASASTQPTGTILVFSTGAAQEAQRLSRQSFRVAPRIITPTVLRLVTNIDGAVFIEPTGMCHSIGAILDGLATEKGDPARGSRYNSAVRYVNSSQYPCLVVVVSEDGWIDLLPTQ; encoded by the coding sequence ATGTGGGAACACCAAAGTTTATTCCGGGTTTCAGCCCAGTTGTTTGCCGAAGGCGTTTTTAACTTGTTGGACCGCAACCTGCGGCCGGAGGTTTTTTTGCTCGGCTTGGCCTCGGCCCGCGAAGCCGATGAGCCGGCGGGCGTCGTGCTCGAACCCCAGAGCACCCGCTACGGAGCCCACAGCTTTGCCGGCATTAAGGCCCGCGCCGCTGTCCTGGAGGCCGACGCGGGGCCCCGCGACGTAGTGTATCACCTGCACCCCAACGACCATGACCGCTACGAAAAGCAGCGCTGGTACGAGCTGGTGTGCCAGGCTACCGAAAGCACTTTGCGCGAACTCACCACCGAGCGCCAGGAAAACCGCCACTCGTTTTGCTCGGCGCCAGTGAACCTCCAGGGCTACCTTGTGACGGTAGTGCTACAAGTGGCCAGCGACTGCTACGACAGCTACTATGCCATTCCCAAGTCGGGAGGGCAGCGGCCGGCCAACTTGCCGCACGCCACGGTGCTGGAGTTTTTGCACGACTGCACCCGGGCCCTGCGCGAGGCCGACACTGCCGATAATGAGCGACCGGCCCTCGACCGCGACTACAATGAAGTGCTGCGCAGCGCCGGCCGCCGCCTGATGCTGCGCGCCGCCCCCGCCGGCACCCAGGGCCTGTATGACGCCTGCAACGGCGTGGCTGCCCTGCGCCACGAGGGCAGCGAAGGCGTGGGCACGCTGCTGGTGGCCCGCCGCCAGCACCCGGCCATCGTGCCGGTGCTCACCCTCGAAACGCCCGTGACCCTTCGCGACCACCGCTCCATCCGCAAGCTGCTGGAGCTGAGCGAGGACGCCACGGCCCTGGTGTCGGATGCCTCGCACGTGTTTGGGCTGGGCCAGCTAGTGAGCGAAAACGACCCGCGCTACGAAGCCCTGGTCACCGTCAACTTCACCCACCACTACAGCTGGGAGATGAGCCACGCTGGCCACGTGCTCATGCGCGTAGTGAGCAATACGCCGCGCCTGCCTCAGGGCCGCGTAGCTGCCGACAACTTCGGCCGCACAGTGCGCCGCGTGTTCCCGTCGCTCGACGCCGACAGCGTGGATTACCTCTGGGCCCTGACGGCCAGCGCCAGCACCCAGCCCACGGGCACCATCCTGGTGTTCAGCACCGGCGCCGCCCAGGAGGCCCAGCGCCTGAGCCGCCAGAGCTTCCGGGTGGCCCCGCGCATCATCACGCCCACGGTGCTGCGCCTGGTCACCAACATCGACGGGGCCGTGTTCATCGAGCCCACCGGCATGTGCCACTCCATCGGAGCCATCCTCGACGGCCTGGCCACCGAAAAAGGCGACCCGGCGCGCGGCTCGCGCTACAACTCAGCTGTGCGCTACGTCAATAGCAGCCAGTATCCGTGCCTGGTCGTCGTCGTCAGCGAAGACGGCTGGATTGACCTGCTGCCCACGCAGTAG
- a CDS encoding transposase family protein, whose protein sequence is MCDDTQYPHYLSPTESGRTHDKKIAAEHPLHLPVGSVLRQDLGFPGPAPAGVVVGMPHKKPPKGGLTFSQLIYNQMLSPLRMVIEHVHSGIKRLRMVRDKVRVRGDWFRDTVVVVACGLHNLRVRSPYRAHLAHERTNLEK, encoded by the coding sequence TTGTGCGACGACACGCAGTACCCGCACTACCTCTCGCCCACCGAATCCGGGCGGACGCACGACAAAAAAATAGCCGCCGAGCACCCCTTGCACTTGCCGGTGGGCAGTGTGCTGCGGCAGGATTTGGGCTTTCCGGGCCCCGCCCCGGCCGGGGTCGTGGTGGGAATGCCCCACAAGAAGCCCCCGAAAGGGGGGTTGACGTTTTCACAACTTATTTACAACCAAATGTTAAGCCCCTTGCGGATGGTCATTGAACACGTTCACAGCGGCATCAAGCGCTTGCGCATGGTCCGCGACAAAGTGCGGGTGCGCGGCGACTGGTTTCGTGATACGGTCGTGGTGGTGGCCTGCGGCCTGCACAACCTGCGCGTGCGCAGCCCGTACCGGGCTCACCTCGCGCACGAGCGCACGAACCTTGAAAAGTAA
- a CDS encoding sugar MFS transporter, which yields MAFSAVSPAAGASTLLDGTPTPRYTSALSAVTTLFFLWGFITSLNDILIPYLKAIFQLTYTQANLINLCFFGAYFLMSIPAGKLVARVGYKRGMLLGFVVAALGAFVFYPAAEQRSYGLFLGALFVLASGITLLQVAANPYVAILGPPQSASSRLTLTQAFNSVGTTLGPLLGSVFLLSRLPKLDNATTAASIDIRALQLPYLAIGGALLLISLLLSRVHLPQIVPAEDETSAASRSQAWHYRHLVLGILGIFAYVGAEVAIGSHLVSYFALPSVLGLAPQAAGEKVAFYWGAAMVGRFAGAYLLNKFSPGKLLAFNAVGAIVLILISVSSTGALAMWSLLAVGLMNSLMFSTIFTLAVAGLGRHTEEASGLLCTAIVGGAVVPLLFGAVADGPGLRWALVLPALCYAYILWYGLRGSHPVATAAVL from the coding sequence ATGGCATTTTCCGCTGTTTCGCCCGCCGCTGGGGCCAGTACGCTCCTCGACGGCACCCCTACCCCACGCTATACTTCGGCCCTGAGCGCCGTGACTACGCTGTTCTTTCTGTGGGGCTTTATCACAAGCCTCAACGACATTCTGATTCCATACCTGAAGGCTATTTTTCAGCTCACCTACACCCAGGCCAACCTCATTAACCTGTGCTTTTTTGGGGCGTATTTCCTAATGAGCATCCCGGCGGGCAAGTTGGTAGCGCGGGTGGGCTATAAGCGCGGGATGCTCCTGGGCTTCGTGGTGGCGGCGCTAGGGGCCTTCGTGTTCTACCCGGCGGCCGAGCAGCGGTCATACGGCCTGTTTCTAGGGGCACTGTTCGTACTGGCCTCGGGCATCACGCTGCTGCAAGTAGCCGCCAACCCTTACGTGGCCATTCTCGGGCCACCACAATCGGCTTCGTCGCGCCTCACACTCACGCAGGCCTTCAATTCGGTAGGCACCACGTTGGGGCCGCTACTGGGTAGTGTGTTTTTGCTGAGCCGGCTACCCAAGCTTGATAATGCCACCACAGCGGCCAGCATCGATATCCGCGCCTTGCAGCTGCCCTACCTGGCCATTGGTGGGGCGCTGCTACTCATCAGCCTACTGCTGAGCCGGGTGCACCTGCCGCAAATCGTGCCCGCCGAAGACGAAACTTCGGCTGCCAGTCGTAGTCAGGCCTGGCACTACCGGCATCTAGTCCTGGGCATCCTCGGCATCTTTGCCTACGTGGGGGCCGAAGTAGCCATTGGCTCGCATCTGGTCAGCTACTTCGCGCTACCTAGCGTGCTGGGGCTGGCCCCGCAGGCAGCCGGCGAAAAAGTGGCTTTCTACTGGGGCGCGGCCATGGTGGGCCGCTTCGCCGGGGCCTACCTGCTCAATAAGTTCTCTCCGGGCAAGCTGCTGGCCTTTAATGCCGTGGGTGCGATAGTTCTAATACTCATATCCGTAAGCAGCACCGGGGCGCTGGCCATGTGGAGCCTGCTGGCCGTGGGCCTGATGAATTCGTTGATGTTCTCAACCATTTTCACGCTGGCCGTGGCTGGGCTGGGCCGGCACACTGAGGAGGCCTCCGGGCTGCTCTGCACCGCCATTGTGGGCGGGGCCGTGGTGCCGCTACTATTCGGGGCCGTAGCCGACGGTCCGGGCCTACGCTGGGCCCTGGTGCTACCTGCGCTGTGCTACGCCTACATTCTGTGGTACGGACTGCGCGGCAGCCACCCGGTTGCTACTGCTGCTGTACTATAA
- a CDS encoding sialate O-acetylesterase: MAAHFRLSLLLLLACLTGHVARATVRLPALVGSHMVLKRDQPLRLWGWAGPSEAVRLTFRGRSYAASVPDAGGRWQATLPAMPAGGPYILTVVGQNTIVLNDVLVGDVWLAAGQSNMQLQVKDSNPRGYQPVQDADQEIAAANYPAIRLFTVRQSAASRPAADAAGSGWQVCSPATVAGFSAVAYFFGREIHQRYQVPVGLLVSSWGGTPAEAWVSAEGLRALPEFGPRITGFSRRDSIRRDDHWQPTALYNSMIAPLRPVALKGIIWYQGESNANRAEQYCTLFPALIADWRAQWGTPLPFLFVQLANYQAAKAEPAESEWAELREAQAGALALPGTGMATAIDVGDAADIHPHNKQAVGYRLALVARRVAYGEKKLVTSGPTYADMAVTGASVRLIFTSVGGLVAKNGLPLQGFAVAGADRVFYWATARLAGDKVLVESPQVPAPVAVRYDWADNPAGNLTNKEDLPAVPFRTDTWPGLTAGRK; the protein is encoded by the coding sequence ATGGCTGCCCATTTCCGTCTGTCGCTTCTGTTGCTGCTAGCGTGCCTGACGGGCCACGTAGCGCGGGCTACTGTGCGCCTACCGGCGCTTGTGGGCTCCCACATGGTATTGAAGCGCGACCAGCCGCTGCGCCTGTGGGGCTGGGCCGGGCCGAGCGAGGCCGTACGTCTCACGTTTCGGGGCCGTAGCTATGCGGCGTCGGTCCCGGATGCCGGTGGGCGCTGGCAGGCCACGTTGCCAGCTATGCCCGCCGGCGGACCCTATATTCTCACGGTTGTCGGACAAAATACCATCGTTCTGAATGACGTTTTGGTAGGCGACGTCTGGCTGGCGGCCGGGCAGTCCAATATGCAGCTTCAGGTGAAGGATAGCAACCCGCGCGGCTACCAGCCCGTGCAGGATGCCGACCAGGAAATCGCTGCTGCTAATTACCCCGCCATTCGCCTGTTTACTGTGCGCCAATCAGCGGCCTCGCGCCCGGCCGCTGACGCGGCAGGCTCGGGCTGGCAGGTATGCAGCCCGGCCACGGTGGCCGGTTTTTCGGCAGTGGCCTACTTTTTCGGGCGGGAAATTCACCAGCGCTACCAGGTGCCCGTGGGCCTACTGGTGAGCAGTTGGGGCGGCACGCCCGCCGAGGCCTGGGTGAGTGCGGAGGGCCTGCGGGCTCTCCCCGAATTCGGGCCCCGAATTACCGGGTTTTCCCGGCGCGATTCCATCCGCCGCGATGACCACTGGCAACCCACGGCCCTATACAACAGCATGATTGCGCCGTTGCGGCCGGTGGCCCTCAAAGGCATCATCTGGTATCAGGGCGAATCCAACGCAAACCGGGCTGAGCAGTACTGCACCCTCTTCCCGGCCCTGATTGCGGACTGGCGGGCGCAGTGGGGTACGCCGCTGCCCTTCCTGTTCGTGCAGTTGGCCAACTACCAGGCAGCTAAGGCTGAGCCCGCCGAATCGGAGTGGGCCGAGCTACGCGAAGCTCAGGCCGGGGCGCTGGCGCTGCCCGGCACTGGCATGGCCACCGCCATTGACGTGGGCGATGCCGCCGATATTCATCCTCATAACAAGCAGGCAGTGGGCTACCGCTTAGCGCTGGTAGCCCGCCGCGTGGCATACGGCGAGAAGAAGCTCGTAACCAGCGGTCCCACCTACGCGGATATGGCCGTGACCGGCGCATCGGTTCGACTAATATTTACCAGCGTAGGGGGGCTGGTGGCTAAAAATGGCCTGCCGTTACAAGGCTTCGCGGTGGCCGGTGCCGACCGGGTATTTTATTGGGCCACGGCTCGCCTCGCTGGCGATAAAGTACTGGTGGAAAGTCCGCAGGTGCCCGCCCCGGTAGCCGTGCGTTACGACTGGGCCGATAACCCCGCCGGCAACCTGACCAATAAGGAGGACCTGCCGGCCGTGCCGTTCCGAACGGATACGTGGCCGGGCCTGACGGCTGGCCGAAAGTAA
- a CDS encoding GDSL-type esterase/lipase family protein, with protein MKKLLWVVLLAACISQPAESRAILKTRFFAADDARIQFAGRIDFADAKRPRFWAAGVYLTVRFQGPSCEVDMADEVKDGTSHNYLEIVLDGVRARQQLIGKANTLVVAKGLGKGPHILVICKDTEALIGYLEFTGLRCANLLPPLPRPARRIEFIGNSITSAMGADMAAIPCHTGLWYDQHNAYMGYGPRTARALNTEWQLTSESGIGLMHSCCDKTNLMPQEFGTLDLRIGKQPWNFSRYQPDVVTICLGQNDGVQDSVQFCGAYLDFLKTLRTDYPRARLMCLTSPMADDRLTAVLRRYLSGVVAAAKAGGEANVSSFFFARRYTGGCDARPSLAEQGLIADELTAYLKTTLHW; from the coding sequence GTGAAAAAGCTCCTCTGGGTTGTGCTGCTGGCGGCATGCATTAGCCAGCCGGCTGAAAGCCGTGCTATTCTCAAAACCAGGTTTTTCGCGGCCGATGATGCCCGCATTCAGTTCGCGGGCCGTATCGACTTCGCCGATGCGAAAAGGCCACGCTTCTGGGCGGCGGGCGTGTACCTCACGGTGCGCTTTCAGGGGCCGTCGTGCGAAGTGGATATGGCCGATGAAGTAAAGGATGGGACCAGCCATAACTACCTGGAAATCGTACTGGACGGCGTACGCGCGCGGCAGCAGCTGATCGGCAAAGCTAACACGCTGGTAGTGGCGAAGGGCCTGGGCAAGGGCCCACACATCCTCGTGATTTGCAAGGACACGGAAGCCCTGATTGGCTACCTCGAATTTACGGGTCTGCGCTGCGCCAACCTACTGCCGCCGCTGCCGCGGCCGGCCCGCCGCATCGAGTTTATCGGCAATTCCATTACCTCCGCGATGGGGGCCGACATGGCGGCCATTCCCTGCCACACCGGGCTATGGTACGACCAGCACAATGCCTACATGGGCTACGGACCGCGCACCGCCCGCGCTCTAAATACCGAGTGGCAGCTCACCTCCGAATCCGGTATCGGCCTGATGCACAGCTGCTGCGACAAGACTAACCTAATGCCGCAGGAGTTTGGCACCTTGGATTTGCGCATTGGCAAGCAGCCCTGGAATTTCAGTCGCTACCAGCCCGACGTAGTCACTATTTGTCTGGGGCAGAACGACGGTGTGCAGGACTCGGTGCAGTTTTGCGGCGCGTATCTGGATTTCCTGAAAACCCTGCGCACTGATTACCCCCGCGCCCGCCTCATGTGCCTGACCAGCCCGATGGCTGATGACCGCCTCACGGCCGTGCTACGCCGCTACCTGAGCGGCGTGGTAGCAGCCGCGAAGGCCGGCGGGGAGGCCAATGTCAGTTCGTTCTTCTTTGCCCGCCGGTATACCGGCGGCTGCGACGCGCGCCCCAGCCTGGCTGAGCAAGGGCTGATTGCCGACGAGCTAACGGCTTATTTGAAAACGACGCTGCACTGGTGA
- a CDS encoding GH92 family glycosyl hydrolase: MSQFCPWFLALLLLTATVAPAQQLEPADLVNPLVGTDSKPSYSNGNTYPAITRPWGMNCWMPQTGKMGDGWAYQYGADRIRGFKQTHQPSPWMNDYGQFALMPGTGKIKLNEDERASWFSHKSEEARPYYYRVYLADFDVTTELAPTERAARFRFTFPQTDSAYVVLDALDKGSYVKILPAEGKIIGYTMKNNGGVPVNFKNYFVVVFDQPFTASNVYDDGKEAAGVQELAAGHAGAAVTFRTRRGEAVQARVASSFISPEQAERNLLEISTADFETVKQQGRAAWNAALGRIEITGGSEAQQRTFYSCLYRSLLFPRRFYELDAAGQPVHYSPYNGQTVPGFMYTDTGFWDTFRAQFPLLALLYPTENAQMQAGLANAYREGGWLPEWASPGYRNVMVGNNSAAVVADAYLKGLSGADANTLYEALLHGANNVGPLTAVGRAGVDFYNKLGYVPADVKLNESAARTLEYAYDDFAIYQMGKQLGRPKKETDLYARRSQNYRKLFDKQVGLMRGRNQDGSWHSPYNPFKWGGDFTEGNAWHYTWSVFHDVQGLMNLMGGPARFTATLDSVFTLPPVFDASYYGEVIHEIKEMQVADMGQYAHGNQPAQHIPYLYAYAGQPWKTQYWVREVLNRLYLPTPDGYCGDEDNGQTSAWYVFSALGFYPVCPATDQYVLGAPLFPKAVLHLENGHDVVLNAPTNSAANRYLNKLTLNGQPDGRNWLSYPELLKGATLDFEMSATPNKARGNSAADAPFSMSKPGKH; this comes from the coding sequence ATGTCCCAATTCTGCCCGTGGTTCCTCGCCCTGCTGCTGCTCACCGCAACTGTAGCCCCGGCCCAGCAATTGGAGCCGGCCGATTTGGTGAACCCGCTGGTGGGCACCGACTCGAAGCCGAGCTACTCGAACGGCAATACCTACCCCGCTATTACGCGGCCCTGGGGCATGAACTGCTGGATGCCCCAAACTGGCAAAATGGGCGACGGCTGGGCCTACCAGTACGGGGCCGACCGCATTCGGGGCTTCAAGCAAACCCACCAGCCCTCGCCCTGGATGAACGACTACGGGCAGTTTGCGCTGATGCCCGGCACCGGAAAAATCAAGCTGAATGAGGATGAGCGGGCCAGCTGGTTTTCGCACAAAAGCGAGGAGGCGCGGCCTTACTACTACCGCGTGTACCTGGCCGATTTCGACGTGACTACCGAACTGGCTCCCACCGAGCGAGCGGCGCGCTTCCGTTTCACCTTCCCCCAAACCGACAGTGCCTACGTGGTGCTCGACGCACTCGACAAGGGTTCTTATGTGAAAATTCTGCCGGCCGAGGGCAAAATCATTGGCTACACCATGAAGAACAACGGCGGCGTACCGGTCAACTTCAAGAACTATTTCGTGGTGGTGTTCGACCAGCCATTTACCGCCAGCAATGTGTACGACGACGGCAAGGAGGCAGCCGGCGTGCAGGAGCTGGCCGCCGGGCACGCCGGGGCGGCCGTCACGTTTCGCACCCGCCGGGGCGAGGCGGTACAGGCCCGCGTGGCCTCGTCGTTCATCAGCCCAGAGCAGGCCGAGCGCAACTTGCTGGAGATTAGCACGGCAGACTTTGAAACCGTGAAGCAGCAGGGCCGCGCGGCTTGGAATGCAGCCCTGGGCCGGATCGAAATCACAGGGGGCAGCGAGGCCCAGCAGCGCACGTTTTATTCATGCCTGTACCGCTCGCTGCTGTTTCCGCGCAGGTTTTACGAGCTGGACGCGGCCGGGCAGCCGGTGCACTACAGCCCCTACAATGGCCAGACAGTGCCCGGTTTTATGTATACTGACACTGGGTTCTGGGACACGTTTCGGGCGCAGTTTCCGCTGCTCGCGCTGCTTTATCCCACCGAAAACGCCCAAATGCAGGCCGGCTTGGCCAACGCCTACCGCGAAGGCGGCTGGCTGCCCGAATGGGCCAGCCCCGGCTACCGAAACGTGATGGTGGGCAATAATTCGGCCGCCGTGGTGGCCGATGCCTACCTCAAAGGCCTGAGCGGGGCCGATGCCAACACGCTCTACGAAGCCCTGCTGCACGGGGCCAATAATGTCGGCCCGCTCACGGCCGTGGGCCGCGCCGGGGTGGACTTCTACAACAAGCTGGGCTACGTGCCTGCCGATGTGAAGCTGAACGAAAGCGCTGCCCGCACCCTCGAATACGCCTACGACGACTTCGCTATCTACCAGATGGGCAAGCAGCTGGGCCGACCAAAAAAAGAAACCGACCTCTACGCCCGACGCAGCCAGAACTACCGCAAGCTCTTCGACAAGCAGGTGGGCCTGATGCGCGGGCGCAACCAGGATGGCTCCTGGCACTCACCCTATAACCCCTTTAAGTGGGGCGGCGACTTCACCGAGGGCAACGCCTGGCACTACACCTGGTCGGTGTTTCACGATGTGCAGGGCCTGATGAACCTGATGGGCGGCCCCGCCCGGTTTACAGCCACGCTGGACTCAGTTTTCACCCTGCCGCCGGTGTTCGATGCCTCCTATTACGGTGAGGTCATCCACGAAATCAAGGAGATGCAGGTGGCCGATATGGGGCAGTACGCCCACGGCAACCAACCGGCCCAGCACATCCCCTACCTCTACGCCTACGCCGGCCAGCCCTGGAAAACTCAGTACTGGGTGCGCGAAGTCCTCAACCGCCTTTATCTGCCTACGCCCGACGGCTACTGCGGTGACGAAGACAACGGCCAGACCTCGGCTTGGTACGTGTTTTCGGCCCTGGGCTTCTACCCCGTGTGCCCCGCCACCGACCAGTACGTGCTGGGTGCGCCACTCTTCCCCAAAGCCGTGCTGCACCTCGAAAACGGCCATGATGTGGTGCTGAACGCGCCCACCAACAGCGCCGCAAACCGCTACCTAAATAAGTTGACCCTGAACGGGCAGCCCGACGGCCGCAACTGGCTCAGCTACCCGGAGCTGCTGAAGGGCGCGACGCTGGATTTCGAGATGAGCGCCACGCCGAACAAAGCCCGTGGCAACAGCGCAGCGGATGCGCCTTTTTCAATGTCGAAGCCGGGAAAGCACTAA